A single window of Modestobacter italicus DNA harbors:
- a CDS encoding NAD(P)/FAD-dependent oxidoreductase: MTQTLDPADTRSTTPDDPAGRVTAWLEAFQSALTARDVDRAAELFAPTCFWRDLVAFSWNITTVEGQDGVRDLLRSTLDTTDPQGFRAAEPPTGADGVDEAWIEFETAVGRGKGHLRLQDGRAWTLLTTLYELTGHEEPARDRRPKGAEHGAQRDRQTWLDRREQEARELGYATQPYVLVIGGGQGGIALGARLRQLDIPTIVIDKHPRPGDQWRSRYKSLCLHDPVWYDHLPYIPFPENWPVFAPKDKIGDWLESYTRVMELNYWGNTRALSATYDEATAEWTVTVERDGKPVVLRPKQLVLATGVSGKPNVPVLPGQDVFRGDQHHSSAHPGPDAYRGKKCVVIGSNNSAFDICGALWENGADVTMVQRSSTHIVRSDSLMEVGLGALYSEEAVAGGMTTEKADLTFASLPYRIMHEFQIPLYDQMRERDADFYQRLEASGFDHDWGEDGSGLFMKYLRRGSGYYIDVGAADLVADGDVALVKGQVDHLTEDSVVLADGTELPADLVVYATGYGSMNGWAADLISQEVADRVGKVWGHGSGTTKDPGPWEGEQRNMWKPTQQEALWFHGGNLHQSRHYSLYLALQLKARQVGIPTPVYRLQEVHHTS, from the coding sequence GTGACCCAGACGCTCGACCCGGCCGACACCCGGTCCACCACTCCCGACGACCCGGCCGGCCGGGTCACCGCCTGGCTCGAGGCCTTCCAGTCCGCGCTCACCGCGCGCGACGTCGACCGCGCGGCCGAGCTGTTCGCCCCCACCTGCTTCTGGCGGGACCTGGTGGCGTTCAGCTGGAACATCACCACCGTCGAGGGGCAGGACGGCGTCCGCGACCTGCTCCGGTCGACGCTGGACACCACCGACCCGCAGGGCTTCCGGGCCGCCGAACCTCCCACCGGGGCCGACGGCGTCGACGAGGCGTGGATCGAGTTCGAGACGGCGGTCGGCCGCGGCAAGGGCCACCTCCGGCTGCAGGACGGCCGGGCCTGGACGCTGCTGACCACGCTGTACGAGCTCACCGGCCACGAGGAGCCGGCCCGCGACCGCCGGCCGAAGGGCGCCGAGCACGGCGCGCAGCGGGACCGGCAGACCTGGCTGGACCGCCGCGAGCAGGAGGCCCGCGAGCTGGGCTACGCGACCCAGCCGTACGTGCTGGTGATCGGCGGCGGCCAGGGCGGCATCGCCCTCGGCGCGCGGCTGCGCCAGCTCGACATCCCGACGATCGTCATCGACAAGCACCCACGACCCGGCGACCAGTGGCGCAGCCGCTACAAGTCGCTGTGCCTGCACGACCCGGTCTGGTACGACCACCTGCCCTACATCCCGTTCCCGGAGAACTGGCCGGTGTTCGCCCCCAAGGACAAGATCGGCGACTGGCTCGAGTCCTACACCCGGGTGATGGAGCTGAACTACTGGGGGAACACCCGGGCGCTCAGCGCGACCTACGACGAGGCGACCGCGGAGTGGACCGTCACCGTGGAGCGCGACGGCAAGCCGGTGGTGCTGCGGCCGAAGCAGCTCGTGCTGGCCACCGGCGTCTCCGGCAAGCCGAACGTGCCCGTGCTGCCGGGGCAGGACGTGTTCCGCGGCGACCAGCACCACTCCTCGGCCCACCCCGGCCCGGACGCCTACCGCGGCAAGAAGTGCGTCGTCATCGGCTCGAACAACTCCGCCTTCGACATCTGCGGCGCGCTCTGGGAGAACGGCGCCGACGTCACCATGGTGCAGCGCTCGTCGACGCACATCGTGCGGTCGGACTCGCTGATGGAGGTCGGCCTCGGGGCGCTGTACTCCGAGGAGGCGGTGGCCGGCGGGATGACCACCGAGAAGGCGGACCTGACCTTCGCCTCGCTGCCGTACCGGATCATGCACGAGTTCCAGATCCCGCTGTACGACCAGATGCGCGAGCGCGACGCCGACTTCTATCAGCGGCTGGAGGCCTCCGGGTTCGACCACGACTGGGGCGAGGACGGCTCGGGCCTGTTCATGAAGTACCTGCGTCGCGGCTCCGGCTACTACATCGACGTGGGCGCCGCCGACCTGGTGGCCGACGGCGACGTGGCCCTGGTGAAGGGTCAGGTCGACCACCTCACCGAGGACTCGGTGGTGCTGGCCGACGGCACCGAGCTGCCCGCCGACCTCGTCGTCTACGCCACCGGCTACGGCTCGATGAACGGCTGGGCCGCCGACCTCATCTCCCAGGAGGTCGCCGACCGGGTCGGCAAGGTGTGGGGGCACGGGTCGGGCACCACCAAGGACCCCGGCCCGTGGGAGGGCGAGCAGCGCAACATGTGGAAGCCCACCCAGCAGGAGGCGCTGTGGTTCCACGGCGGCAACCTGCACCAGTCCCGGCACTACTCGCTGTACCTGGCGCTGCAGCTCAAGGCCCGGCAGGTCGGCATCCCGACGCCGGTGTACCGGCTCCAGGAGGTGCACCACACCAGCTGA
- a CDS encoding alpha/beta fold hydrolase, translating into MATYEIPGMVVREHTVPVPLHWGADGSPTISVFARELVHPDKRDDDLPLLCFLQGGPGGKSPRPVGGGDWIARALQDFRVVLLDQRGTGRSTRVTARRISAFADPQAAAAHLLAHRADSIVADAEHVRTTVYGGRPWTTLGQSYGGFLTLTYLSRAPQGLERCLVTGGLASIRPDARELYRRTYPRVAAKTRRFYDRHPGDVARVAAVADLVEATDVRLPDGDRLSVRRLQTLGHGLGTKTGPDQLHWLFEEALEDGDDELADGFLDAVAQRTSYWDNPLYAVLHESIYASGEGATGWAAEAERGPAFDPARRPLPFTGEMVYPWMFDEIRSLRPFAAAAQALAETPSYGPLYDPAVLARNEVPVDAAVYFDDMYVDAALSLDTAEAVGNVRVWVTNEYEHDGLRTGDVLDRLLTLRTHG; encoded by the coding sequence GTGGCGACCTACGAGATCCCCGGCATGGTGGTGCGCGAGCACACCGTGCCGGTGCCGCTGCACTGGGGCGCCGACGGCAGCCCGACGATCTCGGTGTTCGCCCGGGAGCTCGTGCACCCGGACAAGCGGGACGACGACCTACCGCTGCTGTGCTTCCTGCAGGGCGGCCCGGGCGGGAAGTCGCCGCGGCCGGTGGGCGGCGGGGACTGGATCGCCCGCGCCCTGCAGGACTTCCGCGTGGTGCTGCTCGACCAGCGGGGCACCGGCCGCAGCACCCGGGTCACCGCCCGGCGGATCAGCGCCTTCGCCGACCCGCAGGCCGCCGCCGCGCACCTGCTCGCCCACCGCGCCGACTCGATCGTCGCCGACGCCGAGCACGTGCGCACCACCGTCTACGGCGGCCGCCCGTGGACGACGCTGGGCCAGAGCTACGGCGGCTTCCTCACCCTCACCTACCTGTCCCGGGCCCCGCAGGGCCTCGAGCGCTGCCTGGTCACCGGCGGGCTGGCCAGCATCCGGCCCGACGCCCGGGAGCTGTACCGGCGCACCTACCCGCGGGTGGCGGCCAAGACCCGCCGGTTCTACGACCGCCACCCCGGCGACGTCGCCCGGGTCGCCGCGGTCGCCGACCTGGTCGAGGCCACCGACGTCCGGCTGCCCGACGGCGACCGGCTCTCGGTGCGCCGGCTGCAGACCCTCGGCCACGGGCTGGGCACCAAGACCGGCCCCGACCAGCTGCACTGGCTGTTCGAGGAGGCGCTCGAGGACGGCGACGACGAGCTCGCGGACGGTTTCCTCGACGCCGTCGCCCAGCGCACCAGCTACTGGGACAACCCGCTGTACGCGGTGCTGCACGAGAGCATCTACGCCAGCGGGGAGGGGGCGACCGGCTGGGCGGCCGAGGCCGAGCGCGGCCCCGCCTTCGACCCGGCCCGGCGCCCGCTGCCCTTCACCGGCGAGATGGTCTACCCCTGGATGTTCGACGAGATCCGGTCGCTGCGGCCCTTCGCGGCCGCGGCGCAGGCGCTGGCGGAGACGCCGTCGTACGGCCCGCTCTACGACCCCGCCGTCCTGGCCCGCAACGAGGTCCCGGTGGACGCCGCCGTCTACTTCGACGACATGTACGTCGATGCCGCGCTGTCGCTGGACACGGCCGAGGCGGTCGGGAACGTGCGGGTCTGGGTGACCAACGAGTACGAGCACGACGGCCTGCGGACCGGCGACGTGCTCGACCGGCTGTTGACCCTGCGCACCCACGGCTGA
- a CDS encoding acVLRF1 family peptidyl-tRNA hydrolase gives MTPPRPAAGGGRVLGVVPERLDRWLDGVAERHGRFTDVRVDDDGAVRVDCADTTTLTLTAPYEWAPGPAPLTAFTAAARTPHRTAVLLVRRGRWAVGVFDGPQLVVSKVDARQVQGRTAAGGWSQQRFARRRGHQTDAVVSHAADTAARVLVPHAGSTEALATGGDKGLVAEVLADPRLRALAQLPRLAPLDVGEPTKALLLETPGQFRAVRVHIVEPADR, from the coding sequence GTGACCCCACCCCGCCCCGCGGCCGGCGGTGGCCGGGTGCTCGGCGTCGTGCCCGAGCGGCTGGACCGCTGGCTGGACGGCGTCGCGGAGCGGCACGGCCGGTTCACCGACGTCCGGGTGGACGACGACGGTGCCGTGCGGGTCGACTGCGCGGACACCACCACCCTCACCCTGACCGCGCCCTACGAGTGGGCGCCCGGCCCGGCGCCGCTGACCGCGTTCACCGCCGCGGCCCGCACCCCGCACCGCACCGCCGTCCTGCTGGTCCGCCGCGGCCGCTGGGCGGTCGGGGTCTTCGACGGCCCGCAGCTCGTCGTCTCCAAGGTCGACGCCCGGCAGGTGCAGGGCCGCACCGCCGCGGGCGGGTGGTCCCAGCAGCGGTTCGCCCGGCGCCGCGGCCACCAGACCGACGCCGTCGTCTCGCACGCCGCCGACACCGCCGCGCGGGTGCTGGTGCCGCACGCCGGCAGCACCGAGGCGCTGGCCACCGGCGGCGACAAGGGGCTGGTCGCCGAGGTGCTGGCCGACCCGCGGCTGCGGGCGCTGGCGCAGCTGCCCCGGCTGGCGCCCCTGGACGTCGGCGAGCCGACCAAGGCGCTGCTGCTGGAGACCCCCGGGCAGTTCCGCGCGGTGCGGGTGCACATCGTGGAGCCCGCCGACCGCTAG
- a CDS encoding MFS transporter, whose protein sequence is MPNPYLHVLRTPHALPMVLAAFIGRLPLSMVGLGSVLLVQSETGSYGLGGAVAAVGAITTAVSGPVIGRLADAHAQRRVLLAVLAVFIVSGAFFLTSVRDHWPLWTVFVAAGAAGASLPPVASMIRVRWTHLLRGTPRLPTALAMESVVDEFVFIIGPVLVTFLSTTGHTTSGVVTAFALAAIGSLLFAAQRRTEPPPAPHEHRRGPSAMRVPGLRVLFVVGTAIGSILGTLEIGLVAFADEVGARSLSGLLIAALAAGSMAAGIGWGTVHWRIRLRHRLVGVLAVLTLLTVPLVLVSSYWLMLPLVVLAGVAVSPSLISAFTLAEVLVPRAQVTEAFTWIGTALALGVAVGTSVAGKIVDTVGANASFLVATVSAGAAALAVGLGQRCLHVPAEHAPTPALAH, encoded by the coding sequence GTGCCCAATCCCTACCTGCACGTGCTGCGCACCCCGCACGCGCTGCCCATGGTGCTGGCGGCCTTCATCGGCCGGCTGCCGCTGTCGATGGTCGGGCTGGGCAGCGTGCTGCTCGTGCAGAGCGAGACCGGCTCCTACGGGCTGGGCGGTGCCGTCGCCGCGGTCGGCGCGATCACCACCGCCGTCTCCGGGCCGGTGATCGGGCGGCTGGCCGACGCCCACGCCCAGCGCCGGGTGCTGCTCGCCGTCCTGGCGGTGTTCATCGTCTCCGGGGCCTTCTTCCTGACCTCGGTCCGCGACCACTGGCCGCTGTGGACGGTGTTCGTCGCCGCCGGCGCCGCCGGGGCCAGCCTCCCGCCGGTCGCCTCGATGATCCGGGTGCGCTGGACCCACCTGCTGCGCGGCACCCCGCGGCTGCCCACCGCGCTGGCGATGGAGTCGGTGGTCGACGAGTTCGTCTTCATCATCGGGCCGGTGCTGGTCACCTTCCTGTCCACCACCGGGCACACCACCTCCGGCGTGGTCACCGCGTTCGCCCTGGCCGCGATCGGCAGCCTGCTCTTCGCCGCCCAGCGCCGCACGGAGCCGCCGCCGGCACCGCACGAGCACCGGCGCGGCCCGTCGGCGATGCGGGTCCCCGGGCTGCGGGTGCTGTTCGTGGTCGGCACCGCGATCGGCTCGATCCTCGGCACCCTGGAGATCGGGCTGGTCGCCTTCGCCGACGAGGTCGGCGCCAGATCGCTGTCCGGCCTGCTGATCGCCGCGCTGGCCGCGGGGTCGATGGCGGCCGGCATCGGGTGGGGGACGGTGCACTGGCGGATCCGGCTGCGGCACCGGCTGGTCGGCGTGCTGGCGGTGCTCACCCTGCTGACCGTGCCGCTGGTGCTGGTCAGCAGCTACTGGTTGATGCTGCCGCTGGTGGTGCTCGCCGGGGTCGCCGTGTCGCCGTCGCTGATCAGCGCCTTCACCCTGGCGGAGGTGTTGGTGCCGCGGGCGCAGGTCACCGAGGCGTTCACCTGGATCGGGACGGCGCTCGCCCTCGGCGTGGCCGTCGGCACGTCCGTGGCGGGCAAGATCGTGGACACGGTCGGGGCCAACGCGAGCTTCCTGGTCGCCACCGTGTCGGCCGGCGCCGCGGCGCTCGCGGTCGGCCTGGGGCAGCGCTGCCTGCACGTGCCCGCCGAGCACGCGCCCACCCCGGCCCTGGCGCACTGA
- a CDS encoding thiolase family protein: MRDAVIVEAVRTPVGKRNGGLAGVHPTDLSAHVLESLVGRAGLDPALVDDVIWGCVSQVGEQTFDIARNAVLAAGWPESVPGTTIDRQCGSSQQAVHFAAAGLVAGHYDVVVAGGVESMSRVPMGSSTAGQDPLGERFAERYGVHPNQGVGAEMIAERWGLSRTQLDEFALRSHERAAQAQDDGLFAGQIAPVPTPGGLVEHDEGIRRGGTVEALAGLKTPFKPDGVISAGNASQISDGSAALLMTTGEKAAELGLTPMARVHSVALAGDDPVIMLTAPIPATKKVLQRSGLRLDEIGVFEVNEAFAPVPLAWLAEIGADEKALNPVGGAIALGHPLGGSGARIMTTMLHHMRANGIRYGLQTMCEGGGQANATVLELL; this comes from the coding sequence ATGCGCGACGCAGTCATCGTCGAGGCCGTGCGCACGCCCGTCGGCAAGCGCAACGGCGGCCTGGCCGGGGTGCACCCGACCGACCTGTCCGCCCACGTGCTGGAGTCGCTGGTCGGCCGCGCCGGCCTGGACCCGGCGCTGGTCGACGACGTCATCTGGGGCTGCGTCTCCCAGGTCGGCGAGCAGACCTTCGACATCGCCCGCAACGCCGTCCTGGCCGCGGGCTGGCCGGAGTCGGTGCCCGGCACGACCATCGACCGGCAGTGCGGCTCCTCGCAGCAGGCGGTGCACTTCGCCGCCGCCGGGCTGGTCGCCGGGCACTACGACGTCGTCGTCGCCGGTGGCGTCGAGTCGATGAGCCGGGTGCCGATGGGCTCCTCCACCGCCGGCCAGGACCCGCTCGGCGAGCGGTTCGCCGAGCGCTACGGCGTGCACCCCAACCAGGGCGTCGGCGCGGAGATGATCGCCGAGCGCTGGGGGCTGTCGCGCACCCAGCTGGACGAGTTCGCGCTCCGCTCGCACGAGCGCGCCGCGCAGGCCCAGGACGACGGACTGTTCGCCGGCCAGATCGCCCCGGTGCCGACCCCCGGCGGGCTGGTCGAGCACGACGAGGGCATCCGGCGCGGCGGCACGGTCGAGGCGCTGGCCGGGCTGAAGACCCCGTTCAAGCCCGACGGCGTGATCAGCGCCGGCAACGCCAGCCAGATCTCCGACGGCTCCGCCGCCCTGCTCATGACGACCGGGGAGAAGGCCGCCGAGCTCGGCCTCACCCCGATGGCCCGGGTGCACAGCGTCGCGCTGGCCGGCGACGACCCGGTGATCATGCTGACCGCGCCTATCCCGGCGACGAAGAAGGTGCTGCAGCGCAGCGGCCTGCGGCTCGACGAGATCGGCGTGTTCGAGGTCAACGAGGCCTTCGCCCCGGTGCCGCTGGCCTGGCTGGCCGAGATCGGCGCGGACGAGAAGGCGCTCAACCCGGTGGGCGGCGCGATCGCGCTCGGTCACCCGCTCGGCGGCTCCGGCGCCCGGATCATGACGACGATGCTGCACCACATGCGGGCCAACGGGATCCGCTACGGGCTGCAGACGATGTGCGAGGGCGGCGGCCAGGCCAACGCGACCGTCCTCGAGCTGCTCTGA